The genomic interval AGAAAAGGCACTAGGGAAATTCAGATAAAAAAATACTGTAATTTCTGTAATTCTTTTAGCTCCCTTTAATTCCCTTGCGGAAGATTCAAGTCAACAATAATATTCAACCTTTTTTCAATTAAAAAGCTCAAGCTTAAATATGGCGTGCGTAAAGGGGTTAGTTGAGCACGCAAAGCTAGGTGGATAAAAATGGTACAAGCATATTGTGTAAAATGTAAAGAGAAAAGGGAGATAAAAGACCCAAAACAAGTGACATTAAAGAACAAGAGACCGGCTGTTAAGGGTACATGTCCGGTAT from Candidatus Methylarchaceae archaeon HK02M2 carries:
- a CDS encoding DUF5679 domain-containing protein codes for the protein MVQAYCVKCKEKREIKDPKQVTLKNKRPAVKGTCPV